One window from the genome of Candidatus Methylomirabilota bacterium encodes:
- a CDS encoding M48 family metallopeptidase, which produces MHDPRISRRLFLALAAPVMGAACETVPYTGRSQLQLISAEQEVQMGAQAYTQTLAKEKLSSDPVATEMVKRVGSRIAAVSGRTEYQWEYRLIQNDKTANAFALPGGKVAVYTGMLPVTRDENGLAAVLGHEIGHVVARHGGERVSQQLLVNVGLETTMAALSRGNPATVQAVGSLLGAGAAVGVLLPWSRQQESEADHLGLILMAKAGYDPRAARELWVRMSQQKGAGQPEFLSTHPSDPTRIRQIEGWLPEALQYYKPR; this is translated from the coding sequence ATGCACGATCCCCGCATCTCTCGAAGGCTCTTCCTCGCGTTGGCGGCGCCGGTCATGGGGGCGGCCTGCGAGACGGTGCCGTATACGGGTCGGTCGCAGCTTCAGCTCATCTCCGCGGAGCAGGAAGTCCAGATGGGCGCCCAGGCCTACACGCAGACCCTCGCCAAGGAGAAGCTGTCGTCCGACCCCGTGGCGACAGAGATGGTCAAGCGGGTGGGATCGCGGATCGCCGCGGTCAGCGGCCGCACCGAGTACCAGTGGGAATACCGGCTCATCCAGAACGACAAGACGGCGAACGCCTTCGCCTTACCGGGCGGCAAGGTGGCGGTGTACACGGGGATGCTGCCCGTCACCCGCGACGAGAACGGACTGGCCGCTGTCCTCGGTCATGAGATTGGCCACGTCGTGGCCCGTCACGGCGGGGAGCGCGTGAGCCAGCAGCTGCTCGTGAACGTCGGTCTCGAGACGACCATGGCAGCCCTGTCCCGCGGCAATCCCGCCACCGTCCAGGCCGTAGGCTCGCTTCTGGGAGCGGGGGCAGCGGTCGGCGTGCTCTTGCCGTGGAGCCGCCAGCAGGAGTCGGAAGCCGATCATCTCGGGCTCATCCTGATGGCGAAGGCAGGGTATGACCCGCGCGCCGCTCGCGAGCTGTGGGTGCGCATGAGTCAGCAGAAGGGCGCCGGCCAGCCGGAATTCCTCTCCACCCACCCGTCGGACCCGACCCGAATTCGCCAGATCGAGGGCTGGCTCCCGGAGGCCCTCCAGTACTACAAGCCCCGCTGA
- a CDS encoding prepilin-type N-terminal cleavage/methylation domain-containing protein — protein MARRTAGYSLAELLVALGLLGLVMAATAMLLQSGLAAWGWGAGRVEAQQSARVALERMARELKEAGYDPTGAGFKVLLVAEPTRVVFQRDLNGNGVIDPTRERVTYLLRSGETTLRRDAGGGAQPIAEGVRRLALSYLDREGAATTDLGQVVSVRIELETGRARAEAIMATVVTLRNVPVW, from the coding sequence ATGGCGCGGCGAACGGCGGGCTACTCCCTGGCCGAGCTCCTCGTGGCCCTCGGGCTCCTGGGCCTCGTGATGGCGGCGACGGCGATGCTGCTGCAATCGGGGCTGGCCGCCTGGGGCTGGGGCGCGGGCCGCGTCGAGGCGCAGCAGTCCGCGCGGGTGGCTCTCGAGCGCATGGCGCGCGAGCTCAAAGAGGCCGGCTATGATCCGACCGGAGCGGGCTTCAAGGTCTTGCTCGTGGCCGAGCCGACCCGGGTCGTCTTCCAGAGGGACCTGAACGGCAATGGCGTGATCGATCCGACGCGCGAGCGGGTCACCTACCTCCTGCGGTCCGGCGAGACCACGCTGCGACGCGACGCCGGCGGGGGCGCTCAGCCCATCGCCGAGGGCGTCCGTCGCCTCGCCCTGTCCTATCTCGACCGTGAGGGCGCCGCCACGACCGATCTCGGGCAGGTGGTGTCGGTGAGGATAGAGCTCGAGACAGGTCGCGCGAGGGCCGAAGCGATCATGGCCACCGTCGTCACCTTGAGGAATGTGCCCGTCTGGTAG
- a CDS encoding penicillin-binding transpeptidase domain-containing protein, with the protein MTEFRTTALRSRTLIFAALVACAFLGILGRLAYLQVFKHDEYSRLAEAQRAKTVPLRPKRGPIVDRTGLVLAESSVAESLFGLPARMSDTARVAAALAPILAEPATDIARRLDPDKRFVWVKRKLPPRTAQAVQDLHEPTLGFMQESLRLYPNRELAAHVVGFEGLDGKGLSGIEQAWDVHLAGAEGKALVERDALGRDVTGAPIVLKPSVPGQGVALTIDATLQYIAEKEVEAAWRRTRAKGAMAVMMDPRTGEVLAIAIRPTFNPNAFGAATDEERRNRAITDPFEPGSTFKVIMAAGALEEGVVRPTDRFYGENGKIKIATAVIGDWKPFGWLTFSEVLQNSSNVGSIKAGLQLGQERYYKYITGFGFGQPVGLGLPGESRGQLRPPPQWSALSLATMSIGQEISVTAVQMVTAFAAIANGGRLMQPQIVRALLDAHGREVRAFEPKAVRQVISPDTARELTTILTAAVREGTGHNAAIPGYDVAGKTGTAQKMDPNTRRYSHAPGILSFVGFAPADDPRIAMIVLLDEPKNEKWGSEAAAPIFSAIGREALRHLNVPPRGTMPVHLLRVEAESPSPAAAGLPVRRVGLDAAPDAPGAMPALEGRSLRQAMAALASFDVTLEVSGRGAVVAQWPEPGTPLVPGTLCRLVLAGLPERPAARP; encoded by the coding sequence ATGACGGAGTTCCGGACCACGGCCCTGAGGAGCCGGACGCTGATCTTTGCCGCGTTGGTCGCCTGTGCCTTCCTCGGGATCCTGGGCCGGCTCGCCTATCTTCAGGTCTTCAAGCACGACGAATACTCGCGGCTGGCCGAAGCCCAGCGCGCCAAGACCGTTCCCCTCCGTCCCAAGCGCGGCCCGATCGTCGATCGCACGGGCCTCGTGCTGGCCGAATCCTCGGTCGCGGAGTCGCTCTTCGGCTTGCCGGCGCGCATGAGCGACACGGCCCGCGTCGCCGCGGCGCTGGCGCCCATCCTGGCAGAGCCCGCGACCGACATCGCCCGGCGTCTCGATCCCGACAAGCGGTTCGTGTGGGTCAAGCGCAAGCTGCCCCCTCGGACCGCCCAGGCGGTCCAGGATCTCCACGAGCCCACGCTCGGTTTCATGCAGGAAAGCCTGCGTCTCTACCCGAACCGCGAGCTCGCCGCCCATGTCGTCGGCTTCGAGGGCCTCGATGGGAAAGGTCTCTCCGGCATCGAGCAGGCCTGGGACGTCCATCTCGCCGGCGCCGAGGGCAAAGCGCTGGTCGAGCGAGACGCCCTCGGGCGTGACGTCACCGGCGCCCCGATCGTCCTCAAGCCCTCCGTTCCCGGCCAGGGCGTGGCCCTCACCATCGACGCCACCCTGCAGTACATCGCCGAGAAGGAAGTGGAGGCGGCGTGGCGTCGCACCCGGGCGAAGGGCGCCATGGCCGTGATGATGGACCCGCGCACGGGCGAGGTCCTCGCCATCGCCATCCGGCCCACGTTCAATCCGAACGCCTTCGGCGCGGCCACGGACGAGGAGCGCCGCAATCGCGCCATCACCGATCCCTTCGAGCCGGGCTCCACGTTCAAGGTGATCATGGCCGCGGGCGCGCTCGAGGAAGGCGTGGTCCGGCCCACCGACCGCTTCTACGGCGAGAACGGCAAGATCAAGATCGCCACCGCGGTGATCGGCGACTGGAAGCCTTTCGGCTGGCTCACCTTCAGCGAGGTGCTGCAGAACTCCTCCAATGTCGGCTCCATCAAGGCGGGCCTCCAGCTGGGGCAGGAGCGCTACTACAAGTACATCACCGGCTTCGGCTTCGGCCAGCCCGTGGGACTCGGTCTGCCCGGGGAGAGCCGCGGTCAGCTTCGCCCGCCCCCGCAGTGGTCGGCCCTGTCGCTGGCTACCATGTCCATAGGCCAGGAGATCTCGGTGACGGCCGTGCAGATGGTCACGGCCTTCGCGGCCATCGCCAATGGCGGACGGCTCATGCAGCCGCAGATCGTGCGTGCGCTCCTGGACGCCCATGGACGCGAGGTCCGCGCCTTCGAGCCCAAGGCCGTCCGCCAGGTCATCTCCCCCGACACGGCGCGCGAGCTCACGACCATCCTCACGGCCGCGGTCCGTGAGGGCACCGGACACAATGCCGCCATCCCCGGCTACGATGTCGCCGGCAAGACCGGCACCGCCCAGAAGATGGACCCGAACACCCGCCGCTACTCGCACGCTCCGGGCATCCTCTCCTTCGTGGGCTTCGCCCCCGCGGATGATCCGCGCATCGCCATGATCGTTTTGCTCGACGAGCCCAAGAACGAGAAGTGGGGCAGTGAGGCGGCCGCGCCCATCTTCTCGGCCATCGGCCGCGAGGCGCTGCGACACCTGAACGTGCCGCCGCGAGGCACCATGCCCGTGCACCTCCTGCGCGTGGAGGCGGAGTCGCCGTCGCCTGCCGCGGCGGGCCTGCCCGTGAGACGCGTGGGCCTCGACGCCGCTCCCGACGCTCCGGGCGCCATGCCGGCGCTCGAGGGCCGCTCGCTTCGCCAGGCCATGGCCGCGCTGGCCTCCTTCGACGTGACGCTCGAGGTCAGCGGTCGCGGGGCCGTGGTCGCTCAGTGGCCGGAGCCCGGCACCCCTCTCGTACCCGGCACGCTCTGCCGGCTCGTCCTGGCCGGCCTTCCCGAGCGGCCGGCCGCGAGGCCATGA
- a CDS encoding cell division protein FtsL, whose protein sequence is MPFQLSLGLRATADQQVARFHRESDRRRLRAMAASVVGAGLLVALVLGVVGLKVQQVRLSYRLDALRTTRTELEEANRRLSVERASLSSLGRIEGEARTRLGMVAASQQQVQLAREFAAPSAASAARLGERTAQAPPAAGVQERVR, encoded by the coding sequence ATGCCCTTCCAGCTCTCGCTGGGACTTCGGGCCACCGCCGATCAGCAGGTGGCGCGCTTCCACCGGGAAAGTGACCGCCGCCGACTTCGCGCCATGGCCGCCTCCGTGGTGGGCGCGGGCCTCCTCGTCGCCCTCGTGCTGGGCGTGGTCGGCCTCAAGGTCCAGCAGGTGCGGCTGTCCTACCGGCTCGATGCGCTCCGGACGACGCGGACAGAGCTCGAGGAGGCGAACCGGCGCCTGTCCGTGGAGCGGGCGAGTCTCTCCTCGCTGGGCCGTATCGAAGGCGAGGCTCGGACCCGGCTCGGCATGGTCGCGGCCAGCCAGCAGCAGGTGCAGCTCGCCCGCGAGTTCGCGGCCCCGAGCGCCGCGTCCGCCGCCCGGCTCGGCGAGCGCACCGCGCAGGCGCCCCCGGCCGCGGGTGTCCAGGAACGGGTTCGCTGA
- the mraY gene encoding phospho-N-acetylmuramoyl-pentapeptide-transferase: MLYDLLVPLAKDSIVFNVFRYITFRTAMATVTAIVISFVLGPWLIRRLRALQHGGETIREDTPERHRSKAGTPTMGGLVILAALLISTLLWTNLHNRYVWVLILATAGFAVIGLLDDWRKLRTKKGISAKQKFGAQIVLVTALMGWLYLWPPDGFTTGLAIPFFKGWLLTLGWLWIPFALLVIVGSSNAVNLTDGLDGLAVGPIVMAGGAFAVICYLTGNFRAAEYLKILNVKGTGELTIFCGALVGAAVGFLWFNSYPAQVFMGDVGSLALGGAIGTLAVLTKAELLLPLIGGLYVVEAASVIIQVVYFKLTGKRFFRMAPLHHHYEMQGWPEPKIIVRFWIVSFMLALLALTTLKLR; the protein is encoded by the coding sequence ATGCTGTACGACCTCCTCGTGCCGCTGGCCAAGGACAGCATCGTCTTCAACGTCTTCCGCTACATCACGTTCCGTACGGCCATGGCCACGGTGACGGCGATCGTGATCTCCTTCGTCCTCGGCCCCTGGCTGATCAGGCGGCTGCGGGCCCTCCAGCACGGCGGCGAGACCATCCGCGAGGACACGCCGGAGCGGCATCGCAGCAAGGCGGGCACGCCGACCATGGGCGGGCTCGTGATCCTGGCCGCGCTCCTGATCTCGACCCTCTTGTGGACCAATCTCCACAACCGGTACGTCTGGGTGCTCATCCTGGCCACGGCGGGCTTCGCGGTGATCGGCCTCCTCGACGACTGGAGAAAGCTCCGGACCAAGAAAGGCATCTCGGCCAAGCAGAAGTTCGGTGCTCAGATCGTCCTGGTCACGGCGCTCATGGGATGGCTGTATCTCTGGCCCCCCGACGGCTTCACCACGGGACTCGCCATTCCCTTCTTCAAAGGATGGCTCCTGACCCTGGGCTGGCTCTGGATTCCCTTCGCCCTCCTCGTGATCGTGGGATCGTCCAATGCCGTCAACCTCACGGACGGTCTGGATGGGCTGGCCGTGGGTCCCATCGTCATGGCGGGCGGGGCCTTCGCCGTCATCTGCTATCTCACGGGCAATTTCCGGGCGGCCGAGTATCTCAAGATCCTGAACGTCAAGGGCACGGGCGAGCTGACCATCTTCTGTGGCGCGCTGGTGGGGGCGGCCGTGGGCTTTCTCTGGTTCAACAGCTACCCGGCCCAGGTCTTCATGGGCGACGTCGGGTCTCTGGCCCTCGGGGGCGCCATCGGGACCCTCGCCGTCCTGACCAAGGCGGAGCTGCTTCTCCCGCTCATCGGCGGGCTCTACGTGGTCGAAGCCGCCTCCGTCATCATCCAGGTCGTCTATTTCAAGCTCACGGGCAAGCGCTTCTTTCGCATGGCCCCGCTCCATCATCACTACGAGATGCAGGGATGGCCCGAGCCCAAGATCATCGTGCGGTTCTGGATCGTCTCGTTCATGCTGGCGCTTCTCGCCCTGACGACGCTCAAGCTGAGGTAG
- the rsmH gene encoding 16S rRNA (cytosine(1402)-N(4))-methyltransferase RsmH, which translates to MAHLPVLADEVRFLLRPRRGGWVVDGTIGMGGHAESLLEVGGEGTRLLGLDADPEALARAGQRLARFGDRVTLRHGSFREIGAHAREAGVGPAATILLDLGLSSYQLDASGRGFTFQKSEPLDMRFDPTRGRTAAELLAELPEVEIARLLFEYGGERHARRIARRIVERRRQSPLTVTGDLVDAVKRGVPRAAWSSRTHVATRTFQALRIAVNEEPEALAEVLAAAPALLALGGRLGIISFHSGEDRAVKRAFRALRTAGFAELEPSPVAPSRDEVGENPRARSAKLRVLERLEAA; encoded by the coding sequence GTGGCGCACCTCCCGGTGCTTGCCGACGAAGTGAGGTTTCTCTTGCGCCCCCGACGAGGGGGCTGGGTGGTGGACGGGACCATAGGCATGGGCGGACACGCGGAGAGCTTGCTGGAAGTAGGCGGCGAGGGCACACGCCTCCTCGGGCTGGACGCTGATCCCGAGGCCCTCGCCCGCGCTGGCCAGCGGCTCGCCCGCTTCGGGGACAGGGTGACCCTGCGCCACGGGAGCTTCCGTGAGATCGGAGCCCATGCCCGCGAGGCCGGCGTCGGACCCGCCGCCACCATCCTCCTCGACCTGGGCCTTTCCTCTTACCAGCTCGACGCCTCCGGCCGTGGCTTCACCTTCCAGAAGAGCGAGCCGCTCGACATGCGCTTCGATCCGACGCGAGGACGCACGGCCGCCGAGCTGCTCGCCGAGCTGCCCGAGGTCGAGATCGCCCGCCTTCTCTTCGAGTATGGGGGGGAGCGCCACGCCCGGCGCATAGCCCGGCGCATCGTCGAGCGTCGACGCCAGAGCCCGCTCACCGTGACCGGCGACCTCGTGGACGCGGTGAAGCGGGGCGTGCCCCGAGCGGCATGGTCCTCGCGCACCCATGTCGCCACGCGAACCTTCCAGGCTCTGCGCATCGCCGTCAACGAGGAGCCCGAGGCCTTGGCCGAGGTCCTCGCGGCCGCGCCGGCCCTCTTGGCCCTCGGGGGGAGGCTGGGGATCATCTCCTTCCACTCGGGCGAGGATCGGGCGGTCAAGCGCGCCTTCCGAGCGCTCCGGACAGCCGGCTTCGCCGAGCTCGAGCCCTCGCCGGTCGCACCCTCGCGCGACGAGGTGGGAGAGAACCCGAGAGCCCGGAGCGCCAAGCTCCGTGTGCTCGAGCGGCTGGAGGCGGCATGA
- the murF gene encoding UDP-N-acetylmuramoyl-tripeptide--D-alanyl-D-alanine ligase: protein MPAFSVEDIVRGTGGALLGGDLGIAVGGVSIDSRGLGIGEAFFAIRGERLDGHAFVRDAVGKGASCLVVDTVSDDLPPGVPVVLVDDTTRALGRLGAWHRARFSLPVAAVTGSNGKTTTKEMMAAVLATLGPVLKPESSFNNQWGLPLTLLKLTAEHKAAALEIGTNHPGEIAGLAQIARPTIAAVTTVSSAHTEFLGSLDDVQLEKSALIRALPAEGAAVLNADDPRVLAMSALTRARVWTVSARGPADVRAVRPVSESPEGVAFELETVEGRHPVRLRFSGRHNVTNALAAAGVGVALGLPLEKIAAGLEAARPVKGRCVWRRAGTLRILDDTYNANPVSVRAALETLHASAGGRRRVVVLGDMLELGPIAAVEHREMGRAVAASGAAEFIGLGPWSGTAVEAAREAGLGESHHAGTFEDTVALLLKRLAPGDAVLIKGSRGMRMERVVDSLMARFGGEDG from the coding sequence ATGCCGGCATTCAGCGTGGAAGACATCGTCCGGGGCACCGGGGGCGCGCTCCTCGGTGGGGATCTCGGCATCGCCGTGGGCGGCGTGTCGATAGACAGCCGCGGCCTCGGCATCGGCGAGGCCTTCTTCGCCATCCGGGGCGAGCGCCTCGACGGCCACGCGTTTGTGCGGGATGCCGTTGGCAAAGGCGCGTCCTGCCTCGTGGTCGACACGGTGTCCGACGACTTGCCGCCGGGCGTGCCCGTGGTCCTCGTGGACGATACGACGCGGGCGCTGGGACGTCTGGGCGCCTGGCACCGGGCGCGCTTCTCGCTCCCCGTGGCCGCGGTGACCGGCTCCAACGGCAAGACGACGACCAAAGAGATGATGGCGGCCGTGCTGGCGACGCTGGGCCCGGTGCTCAAGCCCGAGTCGAGCTTCAACAATCAGTGGGGCCTGCCCCTCACGCTCCTCAAGCTCACCGCGGAGCACAAGGCGGCGGCCCTCGAGATCGGCACGAATCACCCCGGAGAGATCGCGGGCCTGGCCCAGATCGCCCGGCCGACCATCGCCGCCGTCACCACCGTATCGAGCGCGCACACGGAGTTCCTGGGCTCGCTCGATGACGTCCAGCTCGAGAAGAGCGCGCTCATCCGGGCCTTGCCCGCGGAGGGGGCCGCCGTGCTGAACGCCGACGATCCGCGCGTGCTCGCCATGTCCGCGCTCACCCGGGCTCGGGTGTGGACGGTGAGCGCCCGGGGCCCCGCCGACGTTCGTGCGGTAAGGCCGGTCAGCGAGTCGCCCGAGGGCGTCGCCTTCGAGCTCGAGACGGTGGAGGGACGGCATCCGGTTCGCCTACGCTTCTCCGGGCGCCACAATGTCACGAATGCCCTGGCCGCGGCCGGAGTGGGCGTCGCCCTCGGGCTTCCTCTCGAGAAGATCGCCGCCGGACTCGAGGCGGCGCGGCCGGTCAAGGGACGCTGTGTGTGGCGCCGCGCGGGGACGCTGCGCATTCTCGACGATACCTACAATGCCAATCCCGTGTCCGTCCGGGCCGCCCTGGAGACGCTCCACGCTTCGGCGGGCGGCCGCCGCCGCGTGGTGGTGCTGGGCGACATGCTCGAGCTTGGACCCATCGCCGCCGTCGAGCACCGGGAGATGGGCCGGGCCGTGGCGGCCTCCGGCGCCGCCGAGTTCATCGGGCTCGGACCCTGGAGCGGGACGGCGGTCGAGGCGGCGCGCGAGGCGGGGCTCGGCGAGAGCCATCACGCGGGGACCTTCGAGGACACCGTCGCGCTGCTCCTCAAGCGCCTGGCCCCGGGGGATGCCGTGCTGATCAAGGGCTCGCGCGGCATGCGCATGGAGCGCGTCGTGGATAGCCTCATGGCCCGCTTCGGAGGGGAGGATGGCTGA
- the mraZ gene encoding division/cell wall cluster transcriptional repressor MraZ produces the protein MFRGHFRHTVDPKGRLSIPAKFREALADGFGDKLVIVPNGRGALDVYPERNWKELEERVSRLPRLDSFRRTFQYQYLSKGQDVSLDPQGRIQIPLDIRESESLTKDVTIIGMQEKFEIWNAERWTHFERDKVGAPIEDVEQKLADKGV, from the coding sequence GTGTTTCGGGGGCATTTCAGGCACACCGTCGACCCGAAGGGTCGGCTCAGCATCCCGGCCAAGTTCCGGGAAGCACTGGCCGACGGCTTCGGAGACAAGCTCGTCATCGTTCCGAATGGGCGAGGCGCGCTCGATGTGTATCCGGAGCGGAACTGGAAGGAGCTCGAGGAGCGTGTCAGTCGGCTGCCGCGCCTGGATTCGTTTCGGCGCACGTTTCAGTACCAGTATCTGTCGAAAGGGCAGGACGTGAGCCTCGATCCGCAGGGCCGGATTCAGATTCCCCTCGACATCCGCGAGAGCGAGAGCTTGACCAAGGACGTGACCATCATCGGCATGCAGGAGAAGTTCGAGATCTGGAACGCCGAGCGGTGGACGCACTTCGAGCGGGACAAGGTCGGGGCGCCCATCGAGGACGTGGAGCAGAAGCTGGCCGACAAGGGCGTGTAG
- a CDS encoding UDP-N-acetylmuramoyl-L-alanyl-D-glutamate--2,6-diaminopimelate ligase produces MPITALLDALPEKQVRGALPPTVSGVAYDSRKVVPGDIFVAIPGLKQDGRRFVENALARGAVAVVLEGADVLEGKPTGRVLVPSSRAALARLADAYFGHPSGSLIVVGITGTNGKTTTSFMVDALLRARGLETGLIGTVEYRIGAERVAAGQTTPEAVELQSLMRRMLDVGVAALAMEVSSHALALSRIDGTEFDVAVFTNLTQDHLDFHVTMEAYRHAKRRLFELVAAGSKRDRAAVVNADDPAGLSMVADLPLRTVTYAIRGRADVRPARWTSGAEGIRMSVRTPVGHVEITSPLVGEHNVMNLLAATGVGVALGVAPASIATALASVTSVPGRFERVEAGQAFLLVVDYAHTPDALERTLETARKLVAPGGRLGAVFGCGGDRDRGKRPLMGGIAARLCDRVWITSDNPRTERPEAIIAEIAAGIPGGLVVDRHETIPDRKAAIRSALAWARAGDVVVIAGKGHETYQIVGTEVLPFDDRAIARAVLREIGK; encoded by the coding sequence GTGCCCATCACGGCTCTCCTCGACGCGCTGCCGGAGAAGCAAGTGCGGGGCGCGCTGCCCCCCACGGTCTCCGGCGTAGCCTACGACTCGCGAAAAGTCGTGCCCGGGGACATCTTCGTCGCCATCCCCGGACTCAAGCAGGATGGCCGGCGCTTCGTGGAAAATGCGCTGGCCCGCGGCGCGGTCGCCGTGGTTCTCGAGGGCGCCGACGTGCTCGAAGGCAAGCCGACGGGGCGTGTCCTCGTCCCGTCCTCCCGGGCGGCCCTCGCGCGCCTGGCTGACGCCTACTTCGGCCATCCCTCGGGCTCGCTGATCGTCGTCGGCATCACGGGCACGAATGGCAAGACCACGACGTCGTTCATGGTCGATGCCCTGCTGCGAGCGCGCGGGCTCGAGACCGGTCTCATCGGCACCGTCGAGTACCGGATCGGAGCCGAGCGCGTGGCCGCCGGCCAGACGACCCCCGAAGCCGTCGAGCTTCAGTCCCTCATGCGTCGGATGCTCGACGTCGGGGTCGCCGCCCTCGCCATGGAAGTGTCGTCCCACGCCCTGGCCCTCTCGCGCATCGACGGCACCGAGTTCGACGTGGCGGTCTTCACGAACCTCACCCAGGATCACCTGGACTTTCACGTCACCATGGAGGCCTACCGGCACGCGAAGCGCCGGCTCTTCGAGCTGGTGGCCGCGGGCAGCAAGCGGGATCGCGCCGCCGTCGTCAACGCCGACGACCCCGCCGGGCTCTCCATGGTCGCCGACCTGCCGCTGCGCACCGTGACCTATGCCATCCGCGGGCGCGCCGACGTGCGCCCGGCGCGCTGGACCTCCGGCGCCGAGGGCATCCGCATGAGCGTGCGGACGCCCGTGGGCCACGTGGAGATCACCTCACCGTTGGTCGGCGAGCACAACGTGATGAACCTGCTCGCGGCCACGGGGGTCGGGGTGGCTCTCGGCGTGGCCCCGGCCAGCATCGCCACGGCGCTCGCCTCGGTGACCTCGGTGCCCGGACGCTTCGAGCGGGTGGAGGCGGGACAGGCATTCTTGCTGGTGGTCGACTACGCGCACACGCCTGACGCGCTCGAGCGGACGCTCGAGACCGCGCGAAAGCTGGTCGCGCCCGGGGGACGGCTGGGCGCGGTGTTCGGCTGCGGCGGTGATCGCGACCGAGGCAAGCGGCCGCTCATGGGGGGGATCGCCGCGCGTCTCTGTGACCGCGTGTGGATCACCTCCGATAATCCGCGCACCGAGCGGCCGGAAGCCATCATCGCCGAGATCGCCGCTGGCATACCGGGCGGCCTGGTCGTGGACCGGCATGAGACAATTCCCGACAGGAAGGCCGCAATCCGCAGCGCCCTCGCCTGGGCCAGGGCTGGCGACGTGGTCGTCATCGCCGGCAAGGGCCACGAGACATATCAGATCGTCGGCACCGAGGTCCTCCCCTTCGACGACCGTGCCATCGCCCGGGCCGTGCTCCGGGAGATCGGGAAATAG
- a CDS encoding 3-hydroxyacyl-CoA dehydrogenase family protein: MKADDVKRILVVGAGQMGAQIAMQSALHGYEITLNDLTMELLQKGMAGNRKQLERRVQKGQMTKDKMEEAIARVRLEPDLEKAARDADFAIEAIVERLEPKKECFAKLDRFCPPHTILATNSSTLMNSQIAPSTKRPEKCVNMHYFYPPLVMKLVEVVKGQWTTEETLEITAEVTRRSGREPVTLRKELPGFLVNRILRALVREAYYCLEQGVANHADIDKAVELGLNHPLGPFKLGDLSGLDIGYNARLETFEVTKNPNDYPPAELEKRVKRGDLGRKTGRGFYDYSTDPPKPILD; encoded by the coding sequence ATGAAAGCCGATGACGTCAAACGCATTCTCGTAGTGGGGGCGGGGCAGATGGGCGCCCAGATCGCCATGCAGTCCGCGCTCCACGGGTACGAGATCACCCTGAACGACCTCACCATGGAGCTCCTGCAGAAGGGCATGGCCGGGAACCGCAAGCAGCTCGAGCGCCGCGTCCAGAAGGGCCAGATGACCAAGGACAAGATGGAAGAGGCCATCGCCCGCGTTCGCCTCGAGCCCGATCTCGAGAAGGCCGCGCGCGATGCCGACTTTGCCATCGAAGCCATCGTCGAGCGCCTCGAGCCCAAGAAGGAGTGCTTTGCCAAGCTCGACCGCTTCTGCCCGCCCCACACCATTCTCGCCACCAACTCGTCCACCCTCATGAACTCCCAGATCGCGCCGTCGACCAAGCGGCCCGAGAAGTGCGTCAACATGCACTACTTCTATCCGCCTCTCGTCATGAAGCTGGTCGAGGTCGTCAAGGGGCAGTGGACGACGGAGGAGACCCTGGAGATCACCGCCGAGGTCACGCGCCGCAGTGGCCGGGAGCCCGTCACCCTTCGCAAAGAGCTCCCGGGGTTCCTCGTCAACCGCATCCTCCGCGCCCTCGTCCGCGAGGCCTACTACTGTCTCGAGCAGGGCGTGGCGAATCATGCCGACATCGACAAGGCCGTCGAGCTGGGACTGAATCATCCGCTCGGGCCTTTCAAGCTGGGCGACCTCTCCGGTCTCGATATCGGCTACAACGCCCGTCTCGAGACCTTCGAAGTCACGAAGAATCCCAACGACTACCCCCCGGCCGAGCTCGAGAAGCGCGTCAAGCGCGGCGATCTGGGGCGGAAGACGGGGCGCGGCTTCTACGACTACTCGACCGATCCGCCCAAGCCCATCCTCGACTGA